A window of Oncorhynchus tshawytscha isolate Ot180627B unplaced genomic scaffold, Otsh_v2.0 Un_contig_11018_pilon_pilon, whole genome shotgun sequence genomic DNA:
cacaaactactgcagcataaatactggaggctgaaacaggaggggtcaggagacactgtggccccatccaacgatacccccagacaggaccaaacaggcaggatataatcccacccactttgccaaagcacagcccccacaccactagagggatatcttcaaccaccaacttaccatcctgagataaggccgagtatagcccacaaagatctctgtcacggcacaacccaaggggggggcgccaacccggacaggaagatcacgtcggtgactcaacccactcaagcgatgcacccctcctaggaacggcatggaagagcaccagtaagccagtgactcagccccggtaatagggttagaggcagagaatcccagtggagagaggggaaccggccaggcagagacagcaagggcggttcgttgctcccgtgcctttccgttcaccttcacactcctgggccagactacactcaatcatatgacctactgaagagatgagtcttcaataaagacttaaaagttgagaccaaatctgtgtctctcacatgggtaggcagaccgttccataaaaatggagctcgataggagaaagtcctgcctccagctgtttgcttagaaattctagggacaataaggaggcctgcgtcttgtgaccgtagcgtacgtgtaggtatgtacggcaggaccaaatcagagagataggtaggagcaagcccatgtaatgatttgtaggttagcagtaacaccttgaaatcagcccttgccttgacaggaagccagtgtagggaggctagcactggagtaatatgatccaattttttgggttctagtcaggattctagcagccgtatttagcactaactgaagtttatgtagtgctttatccgggtagccggaaacagcctccagctgtttgcttagaaattctagggacaattaggaggcctgcatcttgtgaccgtagcgtatgtgtaggtatgtacggcaggaccaaatccgTGTAATGCTTTTGTACTTGTGAGCTTTGTTTATGACTGTTCACAGTGGAACACGTGAAAAATTGCATTTACTTTTCGGAATTGTTTGGCGAGCTATtgatttatccgttattttaccaggtaagttgactgacaacacattctcatttgcagcaacgacctggggaatagttacagaggagaggagggggatgaatgagccaattgtaaactggggattattaggtgaccgtgatggtttgagggccagattgggaatttagccaggacactggggttaacaccccatctcttacgataagtgccatgggatctttaatgacctcagagagtcaggacacccgtttaacgtctcatccgaaagacggcaccctacacagggcagtgtccccaatcactgcccttggggcattgggatattgtttagaccagaggaaagagtgcctcctacaggccctccaacaccacttcaagcagcatctggtctcccatccaggaactgaccaggaccaaccctgcttagcttcagaagcaagccagcagtggtatgctgctggcaagtGACCTGCTGGAGACCCCATTAGCATTAGGTATTGGTTTGATATTTGGAGTTCGCTCCTCAATACCTCTTCAATGAAGGTCATAGGATGATGAGAGTGACACGTCTAGAATCAGATCCAAGTTGACCCTTTCTGCCAGTcataccccaccctaccatgagacagacatATCTTGGTCATTGATCAAAAGACAAAAAGGTTTGATTTTGATCGATATTTGAAATCTTACAAACAGGATTGAAATTCTGCgtaatttgtttttttaaaatcttaATGGTATTGTTAGATCCTTAGGTCCTTCATTTTAGCTATAAGGTAAGACAGACTGATCTGATTGAAATCTCTATGGTGTTATTAGGTCCTTCATCAgattaaatggattaaatgattaaatggattaaattttttttaaatgacctcAGGTTATTGAGGAATCTAGTCTAGATTAAACCTCAGACAAGACAGTTTGATAATGTGGAGGTTTTATTCAGGGTTCGTATCCACAAAGCGTGCTGAACCATCGTCACTATTCACTTTAATATAACAATGAATGAGATTGTATGGACAGATCAGCGTTCCTACTATGAGACGCTCttgtgaatatgggcccaggTCTCTCTGTTTACTAAATACTGTCTGTCTttggcaggagagagaccagactctcACACTGACAGCGGGAAAAGTCCTTCAGGGGAACCAGACCCAGAGACGTCTAAACCAGCAAGACgacaccactgctcccagtgtggaaagagtttttctAGGTTAGGAAGCCTGAAATCACACgaaagaatacacacaggagagaagccttaccactgcacTCAATGTGGAAATAGATTTACCTCTTTAGGGACCCTGAAAGATCACGTAAGaaaacatacaggagagaagcccCACCAATGCTCCCAGTGTGAAAAGAGTTTCCCCCGGTTATGGGACCTGAAATCAcacgagaggacacacacaggagagaagccttacccctgctcccagtgtggaaagagtttttccACATCAGGGTCCCTGAAAAACCATGAGCAAACACATTCCGTAGAAAAGATTTTCCGCTGTTCACATTGTGAAAAGAGTTTTAGGAATTTACAGTACCTGAAAAGGCACGAGAAAAGACATACGCGGGAGAAGACGTTTCACTGCTCCCACTGTGGAATTAAATTTACCTTGTTTCAGCAACTGAAAAAGCATGAAAAAATCCACAGCGGAGAGAAACGTTATGAATGCTCCCAGTGTGGGAAGATATTTACCCAGTTAGGGCACCTGAAAGACcacgaggtaacacacacaggggagaagccttaccactgctcacAGTGTGGAAAGGAATACAACACATCAAATGGACTTAAAGTTCATGAGAGAACACACATACTGCTCCCACACCTGTCTCATATTTTTGACTGAGAAATTGTGCTTTTGTTTATGCTACATGAAATCAAATCGTATAAAGCGCATTCCAAATTACATttgtatgttttttatttaaacaCATGAACTGAACATGGTGTCTGTCAGTTGGAACGTAGAGTTTGAATGTAGACCTGATTTAAACTTTTTTAACCTCTGGCTGCGTATGTCAGTTTAAAAGTAGAGTTTGAATGTAGACCTGATTTAAACTTTTTTAACCTCTGGCTGCGTATGTCAGTTTAAAAGTAGAGTTTGTCTGTTTGAATGTAGATGCTCTGTGATTAAATTATCATTTTCAAACTCTGGCTGTgttttctttctgtgtgtgtttgtatctgtgtgcgtCATTCCTCCAGCACTACACATAATCGTGTGCTCTGTGGTATTTTCTCTGTTGTTGATATTTGCTATGGTGGCTCACTCAGATACAAATGTCAAACAGAGTGTGGCTTTAAAGGGGCAGATGGTGTTGCACccgctttgctgctataacagcctccatccactcttcagggaagctttccactagatgttggaacattgctgctataacagcctccactcttcagggaaggctttccactagatgatggaacattgctgctataacagcctccatcagggaaggctttccacagttggaacattgttgctaacagcctccactcttcagggaaggctttccactagatgttggaacattgctgctataacagcctccactcttcagggaaggctttccactagatgttggaacattgcttctataacagcctccatccactcttcagggaagctttccactagatgttggaacattgctgctataacagcatccactcttcagggaaggctttccactagatgttggaacattgctgctataacagcctccactcttctgggaaggctttccactagatgttggaacattgctgctataacagcctccactcttctgggaaggctttccactagatgttggaacattgccgcTATAACAGCATCCACTATTCAGGGAagcctttccactagatgttggaacattgctgctataacagcctccactcttcagggaagcctttccactagatgttggaacattgctgctataacagcctctactcttcagggaaggctttccactagatgttggaacattgctgctataacagcctccgctcttcagggaaggctttccactagatgttggaacattgctgctataacagcctccactcttcagggaaggctttccactagatgatggaacattgctgctataacagcctccactcttcagggaaggctttccactagatgttggaacattcctctgacaccacctggtatagaggtcctggatggcagggagcatGATGTACTGTGCAGTCTACACCACCCTCTGTATTGCCTtatggtcggatgccaagcagttgccataccaagtgatgatgcagccagtcaagatgctcttaatggagcagctgtagaacgtttggaggatctgagggccTGTTCTAAATCTTTCCGGCTTTTCGGGTTTTTATGAAAAGATGGTGCTGCAGTGGAGAGA
This region includes:
- the LOC121845808 gene encoding zinc finger protein 501-like; this encodes MSSLNYSSSAKENEVCWTEKETPGLNIYVKEEEFTVKEEEFTVKEEDVEEAITVKEEQDVTVKEEEAFRVKEEDEQKEEGAVFEVKEEEEINVTLNKEEELFQMKEEGEITVTLEEEEEDETGVLMNTRERPDSHTDSGKSPSGEPDPETSKPARRHHCSQCGKSFSRLGSLKSHERIHTGEKPYHCTQCGNRFTSLGTLKDHVRKHTGEKPHQCSQCEKSFPRLWDLKSHERTHTGEKPYPCSQCGKSFSTSGSLKNHEQTHSVEKIFRCSHCEKSFRNLQYLKRHEKRHTREKTFHCSHCGIKFTLFQQLKKHEKIHSGEKRYECSQCGKIFTQLGHLKDHEVTHTGEKPYHCSQCGKEYNTSNGLKVHERTHILLPHLSHIFD